A genomic stretch from Hoplias malabaricus isolate fHopMal1 chromosome 4, fHopMal1.hap1, whole genome shotgun sequence includes:
- the LOC136694278 gene encoding U2 small nuclear ribonucleoprotein auxiliary factor 35 kDa subunit-related protein 1-like, with protein MAHVKIFAEIPMSKCMREMCKEEDYIFLNSQRKKNKKPGDITLQDSQWQQRLEERHRRRLEREQQEKEKQREVEEAQRKKEDEWKRHVAKLASDRESLQEKLIRLREFREFQKRVLEQDLGLDPDTSNERLTQLLMRL; from the exons ATGGCCCACGTGAAGATATTTGCTGAAATTCCCATGTCTAAG TGTATGCGAGAGATGTGTAAAGAAGAGGATTACATTTTCCTAAattcacagagaaagaaaaacaagaaaccaGGGGACATTACGCTTCAGGACAGCCAGTGGCAGCAAAGACTAGAAGAGAGG CATCGTCGAAGGCTGGAGAGGGAGCAACAGGAGAAGGAGAAGCAGCGGGAGGTTGAAGAGGCGCAGAGG aagaaggaggatgaGTGGAAGAGGCATGTGGCGAAATTAGCATCTGATCGCGAGTCACTACAAGAGAAATTAATCAGGCTACGTGAATTCAGG GAATTTCAGAAAAGAGTTTTGGAACAGGACCTTGGCCTGGATCCAGATACATCCAATGAGAGGCTCACACAGCTGCTTATGAGACTgtaa